From the Malaclemys terrapin pileata isolate rMalTer1 chromosome 11, rMalTer1.hap1, whole genome shotgun sequence genome, the window TACATTCCATTGTTTCAATTGGGGCTGGATTCTGCAAGGTATGAAGCAACCTGAACTTCCGCGAGGTGCTCAGCGCCTTGCAGGAGTGAGCCCTTACTTGGGAGACGCAGCATGCTCCAGGCCACATGGAACGGGACTGAGACTTTGAAGCTCTGGGCTGTTGTCCCAGATCTTCTGCTAGCCCGTGTGAGCCAAAGGAAGTCACATCGCCTCTCTGTGCACCAGTTTCCCATTCTACCTGTCGTCTGTGTTtatgtatttagattgtaaagatttcagggcagggatggtctcttaccatgtgtatgtgcagtgcctagcacaatggggccctgatcgcCATTGGACCCTGTTGGCACTACCATGATACAAATACTTCATAATAACAGCAGTGCCCTAATCCTGCATGGGTAGACCCCTGTACCCCCActgagctcattgcaggattgaaCCCTACAACTACAAAGCACACACTCCTACCACCAGTCACTAGGGCCCAGACCATggaaagtatttaggtgcctaactccattgTACAGCCCACACTGGGGCTCGTGCCACTGCATCTCTACTGTTATTTTCAGCTGTGCCAGCTAGAGTAAAGCTAGCACAGCTACCAGAGCTGCTATCACAACTCCAATTCCAGTGGAGATTTAGCCTTAGTCTATGAATCGGATCGATGTTTTGCCTTTAAATTTTGAGTGGTGGAGGAAATATAGACAACAAAACACAGGATTTTGATGGCACTACAGAGTTCtcagccactgctgctgcttgcGTTTGCCATGACACCGTAAAACTTTAGCTCATcactttgcaaagggaagcccGGTGACAACTGGGTACATTCAAAGAAGGTCCTTGCTGGATAGAAGTGGTGAAACCAGAGTGAAATAAGAAATATGTAAGACTGAGCCTGCAAGCCCTCTGCACACAGACCTTCTATTGAAGACAACAGGAGTTCTGTGCATGTGATCAGGCTTTAGATTtgatactgaaaaaaaaacaggctACAGCTCATGTTTcacaaagattttaaaatatggcACGTTAGACAGAGTGGTTATGTGAGTCCAAGTAATCACACCAATTATGTAATTTGATATAATTGTGGTAACAGTTTACTAAAAGTTATTCCAAAAGCTACACCGGAAGACCATGATGGAGCCTAATTCTATTTTCACCTATGCTGGCACAactcaggaataactccactgaaatcaatggagttacacggATGTAAAAGTGGTTGCTACAATTGTGAGAGACCAGGGAAATCCATCGTTTGAATAGAGATCCTGACCACTCAAGAGGCAGGTGCTATTTCCTGGCCAAACACCAAGGCATGTAAGTAAATTGCCCCTGTATATTCAACCTTCACTTCTTAGTTCTAAACTGATGTGTAATATTGTCATACTCTGTTAAGCAGTTACTGATTCCAATCCAAAAGGTGGATGCATTTTAATGGTGAACAGAGtacttatagagagagagagagagaggagagactgagggtatgtctacacccagccgctaattcggcggctggcaatcgaagttctgggttcgacttatcgcgtcttgtctggacgcgataagtcgaaccaggaagtgctcgccgtcgactgcggtactccagctagacgagaggagtaccgcggagtcgacgggggagcctgcctgccgcgtgtggaccgaggtaagttcgaactaaggtacttcaaacttcagctacgttattcacgtagctgaagttgcgtaccttagttcgatttggggggttagtgtagaccaagcctgagacaGAGAGTGAGAATCTGTGCTTACTTGCACTAGAGTgtatcagtggagttactccaagcTGATACCAACATTAGTGAGAGCAGTAACTGCTCTGAGAGAAAAATCTTTTGCTCTACGAAAGAATCTTGAaatattttgtaaagtgcttcacaatctttTGAGCAGAAAGTCACTGTCCAAATGTAAGTTATTGTTAAGAAGAATAAATTCATTAAGCATAAATCTAGGCGTTTCAAAGGACCATAGGGGAGTTGGGCACCTTACTCCCTTTGACACAACTGTGTATGTTTTTTTTACTAATATTATAGATCTGTAGTCAGTTGTGACAAAGTATATGAAGTTTAACCCTTGCTTTTCATGATCTGTCTGTACTGATTTTCATCTTCATGTTATTGCTGTGTGAACAGACGATGCAGCACATACATTGTTAATTTCCATTGCTGACTTCTTCTCTCTCACAAGAAAAGCAGGTGAGGCTTGGATGATTTCTGAGCAATTATCTATTACCAGCGGAAATGCACAGTGTGCAAAGTCGATCCATCGTGTGTTCTGTTGATGCACCACATAGCTTCATGCCTTTCACAGAATGCTCATTAACACCAGTGGGAATTCCATGTAGGGAACTTAGTTTTTACTTCTGttagaatattttaaatgatGAAGGAGCATGGATTTCCAGCTCCAGAACCTCACTGCACCAGCAGGActgaataataatacttagcatttacagGGCctaagccaaagcccattgaagtcaatgtgaaaggctcccattgatttcaatgggctttggatctggcccactgtgcacttttgcaaacattaactaagCTTCACAACACCTGCTGTGACCTACGACCTTTGCAACACCCGCAGATAAGTGCTATTCCCACGTTATAGCGAGGGCAACCTGAAGCAAAAAGATGACGACCAACATTTCCAAAAGTGGCCTGTCATTCTGGGTGCCTCTTTTTCTGGGTGTTCAATTTGAGACACCTGGGGCCTGCTGTTGAGAGGCGCTGAGTCCCTACAactccagcacctctgaaaactaaGCCCACAGTGTCTCAAATTGGCACTCAAAATCAGagcccacttttgaaaatgtgggtctAAGTGATCCCTGGGCTGGGTCAGTGTCAGTGCCAGGATTAGATCTTATGATTTATTAGGCCCCTTCTTTGTGCGAAGACCAATAACTCATTCCACACCTAAGAGCAAAAGAAAGACATTGGGTAAAATGTTAAAGTGCTTACATGACTTGGGACCCcaaatcttattttcaaaagtgacctaggcccagatcctcaaaggtacagaggtgcttaactcccactgatttcaatttagatgcctaaatcgctttgaggatctgggcccaagtcaTTTAATTATAGAACCTGCTTGCTTAACAACTGACTTTTGAGCATCCCTTAAGTGGTGCTTGAAGACAGATTTCACGGCATTCAATTAAACACATGAACTGAAAATACTTCTCTGACAACTGTTCAGGTGCCTGTAAACAggaccggtgcaaggaagtttcacgccctaggcgaaacttccaccttgtgcccccaacccagccctgtggcagcgccccgccccccctccactctgaggccctccccccccccccgaggagccgtgcggcagctccccaccccagctcacctctgctccgcctcctccctgagcacaccgcccccgctctaattctcctcccctcccaggcttgcggcgccaaacagttgattggcgctgcaagcctgggaggcgggagaagtggagcggcgaccgcacgctcggggagggggcgtaggaacactgtaaaaaaaaatttgagggcaccgctttttggcacccccaaatcttggcaccctaggcaaccgcctagtttgcctaaatggtagcaccggccctgcatgtaAAGCTGGAAAAGCATAATATATGATTTTCAGGCCAGGATTGGGGCCTGACACCAGACTTTGCTGCGGTGAGCAATGTTAATACAGTCTAGGGTTGCTAAACCTccaagattgtcctggagtctccactaattaaaggttaatctttaattaaagattatgtcatgtgaggaaacctccaggaatacgtccaaccaaaattggcaacccttcTACTAGTCTCATGCTCCATCTTACCCACCCTCCTCACCCTTAATCCAGAGTTGTAAATTATATGTAACCAAGCTCCCAAGGAGGGGACATGCATAAAACCTCATCCAGTTttcaatctttttatttacttaatctgtacacaaatgcaaaatacttcaACAGCAAATCTAAGTGAAacttgtttggttttaaattacTATGGAACAGAACCTAAAAGAAACTTTATTAAATAAACATAAAAAATGGATTTAAAGGATGTACATATTGTAATGTATTCTACAACAGTTGTTTTTTCACTATACGTTCCATGTGCGTACGGTATAGAAAAGACATTGAATAGAACAAACAGAATCCATTTTGTACCCTGAAAGAATCGGTAGGCCTTGTGAGGGATTGCTCAGTACAACTACATGATATATGATGGCTTTGCCATCTCATAAAAATTATAACTAATATGTTGGCCTCTTTGGTTCCAAAATTTatgtataatacatttaaatgtattcatttttgctgctataaaaataactttttttttcaaatggcagGTTTTTTTGACTAATCATGCAACTAAATCAGTGCAAACATTAAAAGCAATCATTCGCtttaaaaaagaagcaaaagaTTTAATTTCaagtataaaaaaatataaaaaagtcatATCATAAGTCCAGTTTTGTCTAGTATGGGTCAACACTTTAAATTGCATAGCTCATGCGGCACCTGTTTACCTAGATAGTGAGCAAAGATAAGTGCACTATCAAGTACCACTTTTCAAGGCATTGAAATCTGCAAGTGCTATAATATGTGCATTCAAGCAGTTTGCAAGTGCTATGCTGTATCTTTATTTTCTGATCTTTATGGCCATCCTTGACACTTCCTGGAAAAGAAATTCAAAGCACTCTCCTCCTTTCCAAGACTTGTTAAAATGTTCTTCACCTGTTATTAAATGCACAGCATTTTTCAGAATGTCTCCACCATGTTACTGTAATTCCTTTTAGGGTTCATTGGTTTAGTTGTGGTAGCATTtgtttttgttcgtttgtttttctCCCACATTACATGTCCTTGCGGAGTCTCCTGCTGAAACACACAGATTGCAACTTtgattttttgttctttttttgttcTTAGAACAGTGAGATGCTAATGGTCAGCACAATCCAGATATGACAGAAAAGCCCCTTTTCAATGGCACAACAGACACAGGCGTCCATGGATTTCTAGCAGTCAGTTAAAGCATCAAATAATGCCAACCAAACATGTGATTTAGAAGAATACAGAAACAGTCTCAGAATTACAGAATTACAGTAGCTGCTTATGtgtatctctccctctctctctcatgttaCCACTTACTGGAAGTGCTGTTGGAAGATAAGGATATGTGTGTTGTTTATATTAGGAGATTTTTAAAACCTGCATAGGCAGGTGGACTGTGGCTTCCCTTTGGACCTAAGAGGTGATGGTCATTTTTAAGTTTGGTGATTTTGACACCTGCGTGCAAGAATATATTATGTTCTCTCTTTTTTGTGTTCTTTTGTATGAGCACATAGAGCTCATTTCAGTCCAACTTCCCAGGCAGGTAGGGAAACAGCTGCTTAGCCATTCACTTGTACTGGCAGGCATTTTAGTTATGTTGTCACTGGTGATTGACTTCCTGTTACTtgtatcgtgtgtgtgtgtgtgtgtgtgtttgtgtgtgtaaagtaTTTCATAGCATTAGTTTATAAGTGGTAGAATATTTAAATGTCCAAGATCCACAAATTGCCACTGTCCTGACACCgatgtaaaacttttttttttttttgccagacttTTCCACAGTGACTTAACACCGATGCCTGGATACACAGTGAAACTTCCTCCAATACCATCTAGTACGGGAatgttctctttctccccccggAAACACACCTTAAATCAAGCACAACCACATTCTTCCACAATCATATTGGGAACGTCCCTTTTCACAATGTTGTATTCATCATCAAAGTACAGCATTGACATTGTGCTAAGTTTGGTTGGAATGCAACAGGAGTTCACGGTGCCTGGGTTCAGCCCTCGCATGCGGTACTGATTCACTACCGCAGTGTGAAAAGAGGAAGCTGATCCCGGGACTCCAGCCAAGTAGGCTGGGCAGCTCCCTTCACAGTAATTCCCATAGTAACCTGATGGCGCTATGATCCAGTCATTCCACCCAATGAGTCTAAAGTCAATGTAAAACTGTTGCCTGCAACATAGATTGGTCCTGCCATCACACTCCAGGCCTCTTTTCCGGATCCTGTGTTTGTTGTCAGCTAAGCGGGCTTGCACCACTAAAAAAGGCCGGTGGGATTCCTCCCCGGGGTCCACAAAAATTGGCAGCACTGAATACTCGTCACAGCCCTCACATTGAACATCCAGGTTCAGTCTCCTTTCTCCTTTCTCAAACAGAGCCTGGATCGCCTCTGTCATGGGAAAAGTGTGCCAACCACTTCTTTTGAGATCAACTTTCTTTTCAACCACATTCCACTTGTTGCTAGTGTCCAGGTCTTGGAAACAGACTTTGACTCTTACTTTTCGCCTGCTGCCTTTCTCTAAGACATATGGAAGCAGCTTCAAGTAAAGCCACAGGCTGGCTTGAACGACAAACAAGTTCTGGTTCCCTTCATTTGAGATGAAGAAATAGAGGCGGACTCTAGATGAGGCCAGATCATCTGCAAGAGAAGGAGAGATCAGCAACATTAAGTCAAGAACAAAATGTACTATTTGCGCAATTCTGGATTCAGAAACAATGCTAGAACATAACTGATCAAAACTGCTGGGAGAATTTATTAGCCAGGAATAATGCACTGAATTAAAGGTCCAGAATTTGTAcgagaaaatacattaaaaaatgacTTCCCAGAGCAAAAATCTAACCTGGCTATAGCTGAATATGTCAGATCTGCAGAAAGCAACACAAATTCTTTAGAGCCAGAGAGATTCAAGCAGGGTATCAGAGTACCCTGAAAAGTACAGCATTTGTACCTTAATATCTACTAACTAGTTTAGGAAAAGGTTCAGCTTTCAGATACCTTTTGGTTTTTACAGGATAGGCTTTTTAGCAACCAGTGAAGCTTCAGTGACTAATGAAGGATTTTGTTACAATTTTCCCATATGCTAATCTTACTTAACAGATAGCATGCAAAACACCAAGGAAAGTGTTCTCAAAAGCATGTCCACTTGTGCAAAGGGTTAAAACTAATCTAGATCTACTCTTCTGAAGTAGCAGGGTATCGCCCATCAGATTTTGATctctgccttccctcccccccccccccccaataaattctaAAAAGAGGTCAAATAAAGCAGCCGTGGTCATTGTAATATCCTTCTGGTCTTAATGTCAGAATTAAATGAGTGAAACCATCACTGATATTCCACCCAATGTCTAGCTTTAATACATTATTTGCAACCAAAAGAGTTCACTGCATGAAAGGTACCAGaaccagggccagcgcttccatttaggtgacctaggtggtctTTCTATTGCCAAACACCAATTTTTATCCCTTTCGGTTGCCCAGGAACCTTTATTCTTTTTGTCCATCTATACATCTTTCAAGGGTTTTGTATAGTTAGAGTCTAGTGTGTCACCCCAGATCCCTTCAAAATAGGTCTGTTAGGCCCAGGCAGTGTATATAAGGTTTCTGGTACCTTATCATGTTTGCTGTGTCTAtatatgttttatataaaacagATTTGGAAGGTGTTGCAAAAATAAGTGATTGTCAATTGAGTACTGAATAGAACTGCAATCCCAGCAGTGATGTCATAGCATTAGACTTTTaagaaaatggtaaaaaaaataaactgcaatAAAAATCAATGCTAAAAAAATCCTGTTACATGTCAACACACAACTTTTCTATAAACTGTGATCACAGTGAAAGGAAATCAACAGCATAGTATCATTGCATCAGTACATATGGCATAAGAGCACCTAAGAGATATAGGTCTATATATTACTTACGAATATGTAGACCTATAAATATTTATGTGAATATAAACAGACAAGCACGTATCTATTTCATTTATACACAACAGATACTGTAAATGTATATGCTTTTGATAGGTAGTTGGGTAGATGCAGTAGATGGATGGGCAGTACACATACTAATAGATTTTGTAGTTGGGTGGGTAATCAGATACCCCAGACAGAGAGAAATAAATTTAGTGATACAGCAGATTGTTGGAGGGATTGAGGGATACAGCAGGAAGACAGGCATGTACCTATGGTAGATTGACAGTGTAGATGGATATGTAAAGGACATAGATCTAgtggttggatggatggatggatactgCAGGTTAGATAGACAGATACAGCAAATGGATCAGATGGATGAACAGGTGCAATGGCTGGATGAATAGGACTGATATGGTTGATGGACAGGTattgtgggtgggtggatggatggatacagTGCACATGTGGATGGATGAATGACAGCCAGAGCAGATGGACAAACATAGTACATAAAAGGTGGAACATAGTAGAAGATGGATAGATTAAGTGGAAAGATGGACTGAAAGAGTGAGTGGATAGATCAATAAAGTGTGTGGATGGATGAATGCACTAGGTGGCTGGCAGATAGAGAACATGGGTGCAGGTGAAGTATGGATAGATGGGGTGGGTAggcacaggggcggctccaggcaccagcgcaccaagcgcatgcctggggcggcgagccgcggggggcggcctgccggtcgccgtgagagcggcagtcaggctgccttcgacggcatgcctgtgggatgtccgccggtcccacagcttcggcggcaattcggcggcgggtacgccgaaggcgtggaaccggcggacctcctgcaggcatgccgccgaatccgcgttaccagcggacctcccatgGGCATGCCatcaaaggctgcctgactgccatgcttggggcggcaaaatacatagagccgcctctGGGTAGGCAGATGGATGGGTGCAGTGAATGTGTACAGTGGATCAATGGGTACACTGGAAGGATGCAACAGAGGAGGCTGAAGGACATACAGACACGGGATGATGGAACAGACAGGGCTGTAAGGCATGTGAgtggtggatggatggatggagcgAGCAGAGGACAtatggagggaggaggtgaatgGATATAGCAGTGGGGCTGGAGGTTGTGGGTGGATGGATGAGTATAGCAAAGGGGGTGGATGATATGGTGGTTAGATGGGTAAAGTGGATGTGGTGAATGGATGGGTTGGTGTAGCAGAGGAATTAGAGGATATAGAGAGATGGATGGAGTGGATAAGTGAGGGTTGCAGAGCTGGTTGAAGGACAAGTGGAAACGGATGGGTTGATGGATGAATCTGTCAGTCAGGCAGAGGTGATGGATGGGTGACTGGGtatagcagagggggttggatggcaTGAGTAGAGGAATGGCTGTAAaagaggaggtggggaaatggaggtagcagagggggttgaaTGGCATGTGAGTAGAGGAAAAgaggatagatagatggatggaatAACTTGGCAGGGGTGGATGCAATGGTGTGGCAGAGGGatggctggcatggggcaggtggATGTGATGATGTAGCGGAGAAGTGGATAGCATGGGGCGGGCAGATGGAATATTCTAACAGATGGGCGGATGGCATGGGATGGGCAGATGGTGTGGTGTAGCAGAGGGTGGATGGCACGGGGCAGGTGGATGGCATAGGGTGGGTGGAATGATGTAGCAGAGGAATGGATGGCATGGGGTGGGCGGATAGATGGATGAAGAGGGATGGGTGGACAGACGGATGTATGGATGGACTGATGGGTGAAGCCGGGGAGTGGCTGTCATGGGATGAATGAATGGGTGAAGAATAGGGGTGGCAGGcatgggatggatggagggatgggtgaaGCAGaggtgtggatggatggatgcatgCATGCATGGACGGACaggcgtgtggggggggggtgaagcaGATGGGTGGCTGCCATGGGGTGGATGCATGGATGGATGTGGGAAGCTGAGGGGTGGATGACAAATGGATGGATGGGTGAAGCCCAGAGTTATCTGCCataggatggatggatgaagcagAGGAGTGTCTGGCATAAGGgaaatggatggatggacagatgggtgaaacagagggagggatgggatgggatggacaAATGGATGGGTGAAGCAGAGAAGAGGATGCATGGATGGCCAAAGCTTAGGGTGGCTGGCCTTGGATGGGTGGATAGATGGACAGATGGGTGAAGCACAGGGTGGCTGTCATGGGATGAATAGATGAagcagagggatggatggacagatgggtgAAATAAAGGAGTGGCTGGCCTGGGGTGGATGGACGGGTGAAGCGGAAGGGTGactgggatgg encodes:
- the INHBB gene encoding inhibin beta B chain, with the protein product MDGAAWSGVLAALVACWLAVGAGSSPTPPPPPAGGAPQDTCTSCGFRRPEEPGKVDGDFLEAVKRHILSRLQLRDRPNITHAVPKAAMVTALRKLHAGRVREDGRVEIPSLDGQASGGPPLHEQVSEIISFAETDDLASSRVRLYFFISNEGNQNLFVVQASLWLYLKLLPYVLEKGSRRKVRVKVCFQDLDTSNKWNVVEKKVDLKRSGWHTFPMTEAIQALFEKGERRLNLDVQCEGCDEYSVLPIFVDPGEESHRPFLVVQARLADNKHRIRKRGLECDGRTNLCCRQQFYIDFRLIGWNDWIIAPSGYYGNYCEGSCPAYLAGVPGSASSFHTAVVNQYRMRGLNPGTVNSCCIPTKLSTMSMLYFDDEYNIVKRDVPNMIVEECGCA